The DNA sequence TAAATCAATACCTAAAACATGCGCCATTTTATTTTCCTCCTCTTAACATTCTCTTTCGTTACATTCCATAAAAAGCTATCACTCATCATCGCGCCCGTGCCTTTCCCTCGCCCTTCGGGCTTGGTCGCCGCTCTTTATTCATCGCGGCCGGCGCCCTGTTATTCGCCATTGCTGTCATTTGATGCGTCCCCGGCATCTTCGGATCCTTCTTCCGGCATATTTTCCGCCACAGCGACCATCGCCGGTTTGATCACCTCATCTCCGAGATAATAACCGTTGCCCACTATTTTTACGATCGTGTTGTTTTTGAAATCGTTGGTTTTTTCCTTGAACACGGCCTCATGGATGTGGGGGGAGAATTCCTTCCCCATACAGTCCATTTGTCTGACGCCCAATGACACGAGCGCTTTTTTCAGATCCTTGATTATCAGCTCCAGCCCTTCCACATCCGCGGGCTCCCCCTCCGACAAAGATTCTTCGTAGCGCAGTACATTGTCCATCACGGGCAGAAACTCTTTGATCGCGCTCTTTTTTCCGTAAG is a window from the Candidatus Omnitrophota bacterium genome containing:
- a CDS encoding nucleotide exchange factor GrpE, with the protein product MMNDKHKAHGKEQEKADIQTTEEEESSLTCEAKEKIEELKLLSLSLKQEKEKADNYYSQLISLKAEFDNYRKRLEKESAQMASYGKKSAIKEFLPVMDNVLRYEESLSEGEPADVEGLELIIKDLKKALVSLGVRQMDCMGKEFSPHIHEAVFKEKTNDFKNNTIVKIVGNGYYLGDEVIKPAMVAVAENMPEEGSEDAGDASNDSNGE